CCctttcactgctgtcacacCCATCCTtgctgtcacacaaacacacacctatacACACTTCACTGTAAAGCACCCAGACCTGCTGCTATTGACTGATTTCAGTGCCCTTAGCTAGAGTATAGCAGGATAGGGCTATTTAGAGGGATAGTAAACGGTGAGGAGTTGATTGTTGAAACCGTAGAAAACTTTTAAGTGTGTCTTGTTCTTGTTCCCCCTCTTCGCGAGGGTTGACATACACAGAACGAGGAAAAAGATGGAATGAGAAGCCTCGTGTTCTGAAGGGTTTGGGCAGAGGGACActtattgttttgttgtcttaACTGATGAGAGCAAtcagtgctgttttctgtctctgcctcaccTCCACTGGCTGTCCCACCCACAATGCTTTCATCTCGGGGTTGTGGTGACAAGGGTCCTTCAGATATGTACAGTAGTATGCACCCTGAGGTGGGGAGGGTGTCCTCCTCACCTCAACCCCAGCCAGGGGAAGAGTCCTTGCTTTGGAGGatgaaagaggggagggagggtaatgttttttttgtttgtttgttttttcttttttgttcttttttttttgttgaacttGTACAGGGGTTTCATCGCTGTATTAAAATATGTACGGTCTTATTTACATTCTCTCGGTTTGGTTACAgaaactaataaaaataatatactGTAAAGATTTCTTTTCTGGGATGTTTGATTTTTACTCGAAGACATCTTCCacagtttttctcatttattttgctctgcagctgaatCAAAATCAGCACGAGTTACTTCTGACCACCAGGTGTCACTACAACACTTAACAACTAATAGCATTTCAGGGTGCCTAGATAAGTAATGGGGTAATGCTATGCATGAGTACCACATTTAAATGATCTACTATTTAATTGGGTTGATAAGGTGTAAAAAGATGGCTGTATCAGTGGGAATGAGTGAGTTGGTGATGGTTTATTGATCAGATATTAGCTGTCAGAGCAATGTTTGATTTGCAAGGTTTTGCCTGGTCTTTATCTCCCTGCAGTATGTGaaacttgtttatttattaCCTATTAACATTTATATGGAAAGTACAGATGAATGTGTTGACTCAACAGCCAGAGAATTTTCACCTTTCAACTTTAACATTACAACGAACAGCCTTTAACTGATTTATAAAGTatgtttatttatcttaagaagtaaaatcatttttcagtcTGAAGGTTTCCCCGGAGGCTTTGAAACACTCAATCTGGAAGAATTGTGATTTGTTAACCATTAATGAAGTGATTACAGCTGACAATCACTTACCCAATGGTACAAATACTTGACATATATAACATAATAACCACAAACTGTTGAAGTTTTAGAAGGAGTTTATTTCATGAGAATTTTGAACATTACATCATTAAATGTACAAGTACATGCAATATTCAATAAATGCTGAGTGAGAGCGGTTTATTTGATAAACACTTGCTGGTGAAACCCTGTCGGGGGTGTAGTACCACaggagtttgtgttgtaagttGCATTAATTATCCCACTTAGCTTGTGAAATTAAACTATGCTTCATCTGTAAAACCTCAATATATATATAGcttaacaagaaaacaagaaaatcataCATCTGAATAAAAGGCGGTACAAAAATAATTcctctaaaaacatgtttgtggaCCGTGCCACAGCGAAAGCCCCCCCTCCCtactgaagaaaagaaaaagcagaccTGCAGGGGACACTGTTCCTCAAACTTCTTCATTTCACTTTGGGTTTGGTAGTTGGGCTCTTCTACACATTGACTCTGACGGTGTTGGCTTTGTAATTTCTACCACCACACACATAATGCTTTAAAGCTTTGAGTCTTTGAAGCTGGAACAGGTGagcaaatgtcacttttcagCAGTCACTAATGGCGACCTTAGTTGGCCTGCGGGCGACCCAGCTTGATGTCATAGGACACCATGTGGAAGTTGTCCCACGCAAAGAGCTTCCTCTGAGCCAGGTTGTAGTCGATCATGCTGTTGTAGCGGTGCTTGTTCCTGAAGGGGATGTTCACGGCCTTCCCCTGGCTGCTTTCAGTGTCGTACATGTAGTTGATGATGGTGTCGGGCGCCGTGTAGCTGGCCACGGTGTACAGCTTGCCGCAGATGATGAAGGAGTTGGCCACGGAGTTCTTCCTGATGTTGGTCTCCCAGCTCTTCTTCACCTCCAGACTGTGTGGGTCCAGCTGCGAGATCACAATGGCTCCTTTGGCTTTGCTGGTGGAGTAGACGGCCCACAGCCCCTGTTCGTCCACAGCCAGGTCTATGTCCGTGTAGCCTCCCCAGGAGTAGGGGTACTGGCCGTGGAAGCCGGCGTGGGGGAGGTCGCGACGGGCCGCGACGCTTTCAGAGGCCAGGTCGTATCGGATGAGGGTGCGGCTACGACGCCTCTGATAATACAGAGAGCCTCGGTACACAGTGGCACCGGTGCTCTCCACCTGCTCCGGCAACAGGAGGACCTGTGATGGGAAAACACGCAACAATAACTCGGAATGACCTCCGATTTTTGGCTCATTCCTGTCAACGAATATCGTCCAAGTGACACCTACCTTGGATGGAAAGCCTTTAGAGAGTTGCTCCATGTCCTCATACCCAAAGAGCTTCCTGACATCAGCGCCAATGGTGTCAATGCGCCAGACCATGTTGGATCCGTAAGGGGAGACACCCTCAGGATCCTGCATCCAAACACCATATTTACCTTCTATGTTGTCGGCCTTCCTGTGAGTGACCGGCTCTCCAACCGAAACCAGCTCCCCACAACCTGtgagcaggaaggagaggagacatGAGAAAAGGAATGATAAAAAGATTTGTTGTATATAATCAAGACCTTTCAAATTTGTCCGTGTGAAAAGTTGGGCAAGAGCTGTGCCCTAAAAGAAGGCACCTGCTGACTTGCTGCTGACTTGCAGATCTTGTATCTAAGTCTGTTCCACCTTTGCATAATGTTTTCTGTAGCTCTGTGGTCAAGATTAGGGTTTATCTTATGGTTGACGGGTTGGGTTTAGGTTGGGGAAACAAATTGATCATGAAAAAAGCTGCGacacaaacatttcctttaatgGTCCGGTGTTTTTTCCGACAGCGCAGATCTACCAAGTCGCACAGTCAGCGGTAGATCGACGTGTACGGTCCTCGTCTGACGGACGATGAAGGTAATCTGAGAGCTGATCAGGGGTGTGGTGAGGTCATCGTTTCTCATCATGGAAGCAGACAGCAGGTCTAGAGATGCTGCTTGACATCTCTGTTAGCCGCAACTTTGTCTGAGTCACTGCCATCAGAGCAGCTACTGGGCTACAACTCATCCAGGGCAGGGTCGCGCCGCTGCTTGTCTTACTGGGAAAACGATAAGGC
This DNA window, taken from Chelmon rostratus isolate fCheRos1 chromosome 4, fCheRos1.pri, whole genome shotgun sequence, encodes the following:
- the myoc gene encoding myocilin; the protein is MFLLLSLCMCGLLLRGDAQDRAALWRGNDRSGRCQYTFTVPSPAETSCPQTGGPEVEGLKARLSMLEVLVAQMTAGATGGPQRAGARPQPELQEALNRAVGEKNLLQGEKERLEQEVGELQRRMEEMRRETERLRNRPCPPQTPMVPPSPSLQGGGLMRPAGGSSLMSHLMTRPNRQGDSSSLRDSAWQYGSPGFQELKAEVTEVPAPDASEDNTGCGELVSVGEPVTHRKADNIEGKYGVWMQDPEGVSPYGSNMVWRIDTIGADVRKLFGYEDMEQLSKGFPSKVLLLPEQVESTGATVYRGSLYYQRRRSRTLIRYDLASESVAARRDLPHAGFHGQYPYSWGGYTDIDLAVDEQGLWAVYSTSKAKGAIVISQLDPHSLEVKKSWETNIRKNSVANSFIICGKLYTVASYTAPDTIINYMYDTESSQGKAVNIPFRNKHRYNSMIDYNLAQRKLFAWDNFHMVSYDIKLGRPQAN